One genomic segment of Synechocystis sp. LKSZ1 includes these proteins:
- a CDS encoding MFS transporter — MANHHPPLPTPPSILWPQVWGLAAVQGAIALTWVIYGLYLKSLLVDFGFPPALATLILVVENILAVGIEPLMGSLADQQQHWMSSRFPLIAAGMVLASLTFIGIPTVVIFGFEHPGWHWLLPTLMVAWALAMALFRSPALSLLGRYALASKLPQAASILTLVGGLAGALGPLANQWLLSLGPLITFTTGSLVLLGAAACLGRMNPDRCLAPPSADPDPEVPKQPHQSLRYSSLALVFGTGFSITLGFRLLMQGLPPLLKLNIPNSSPALILGSIFIALALTAIPCGALATRLGNALAMVLGLLSMALWIGIMALNTSVMVALGLAILLGLSFSLVSNGVIPLALSMVPAERGGLGTGIYFGGAALAASLFGANARQLEALLPVVGIGLSSGAFVSAAVWVALTQRGISRPSLSAR, encoded by the coding sequence ATGGCCAATCACCATCCTCCCTTGCCGACTCCGCCGTCGATTCTTTGGCCGCAGGTTTGGGGCCTTGCCGCTGTCCAGGGGGCCATTGCCCTGACCTGGGTCATCTATGGCCTGTATCTCAAATCCCTATTAGTCGATTTTGGTTTTCCTCCGGCCCTAGCGACCCTAATTTTAGTGGTTGAAAATATTTTGGCAGTGGGCATCGAGCCGTTGATGGGCAGTTTGGCCGATCAGCAACAGCATTGGATGAGTAGTCGCTTTCCCTTAATTGCCGCTGGGATGGTGCTAGCATCTCTAACCTTTATCGGGATTCCCACGGTGGTTATTTTCGGTTTCGAGCATCCGGGTTGGCATTGGCTCCTGCCCACGCTGATGGTGGCCTGGGCCTTGGCCATGGCCTTGTTTCGCAGTCCGGCCCTCTCCCTGCTGGGACGCTATGCCCTGGCCAGTAAACTGCCCCAAGCCGCTAGTATCCTTACCCTGGTGGGCGGCCTGGCCGGGGCCTTGGGGCCGTTGGCAAACCAATGGTTACTCAGTCTTGGGCCACTGATCACCTTTACCACCGGCTCCTTGGTCTTGTTAGGAGCGGCGGCCTGCCTGGGGCGGATGAATCCCGACCGATGCCTGGCCCCGCCATCGGCGGACCCTGACCCAGAAGTACCGAAACAACCCCATCAATCCCTCCGCTATTCCTCACTGGCTCTTGTTTTCGGGACAGGATTCAGTATTACCCTGGGTTTTCGACTGTTGATGCAGGGCCTCCCCCCACTCCTCAAACTCAACATCCCCAATAGCTCACCGGCTTTGATTTTAGGCAGTATTTTTATTGCCCTGGCCCTGACAGCGATTCCCTGTGGAGCCCTAGCCACAAGGTTAGGTAATGCCTTGGCGATGGTCCTGGGATTACTTTCCATGGCCCTCTGGATTGGCATCATGGCCCTGAATACGTCTGTAATGGTGGCCCTTGGCCTGGCGATTCTCTTAGGACTGTCCTTTAGCTTGGTGTCTAATGGCGTCATTCCCTTGGCCCTGTCGATGGTGCCAGCGGAACGGGGTGGACTGGGAACGGGTATCTATTTTGGGGGAGCCGCTCTGGCGGCAAGTCTGTTTGGGGCCAATGCTCGTCAGCTAGAAGCCCTACTGCCGGTTGTGGGCATCGGGTTAAGCAGTGGGGCCTTTGTCAGTGCGGCGGTCTGGGTGGCCCTGACCCAGCGAGGGATCTCTCGCCCCAGCTTGTCTGCACGCTAG
- a CDS encoding NUDIX domain-containing protein — protein MSFTYTYPRPALTVDCVVFGFADPAELQVLLIERALPPFQGQWALPGGFVHLDESLEEAARRELQEETGVENIFLEQLYTFGSVNRDPRERVVSVAYYALINLSEHPLQASTDAKATAWFSLTALPPLAFDHDQILALAISRLRSKVRYEPIGFELLPEKFTLTQLQRLYEAILGHSLDKRNFRNKLLKMEVLTPLSETQQGVAHRAARLYRFDPERYQALKQQGFNFEL, from the coding sequence ATGTCGTTTACCTATACCTATCCCCGTCCGGCCCTGACCGTTGATTGCGTTGTTTTTGGTTTCGCTGACCCGGCGGAATTGCAGGTGCTATTGATCGAACGGGCCTTGCCGCCGTTTCAGGGCCAGTGGGCCCTGCCGGGGGGATTTGTCCATCTCGACGAATCTCTGGAAGAAGCGGCCCGCCGAGAGTTACAGGAAGAAACGGGGGTCGAAAATATTTTTTTGGAGCAGTTATATACTTTTGGGAGCGTCAACCGTGACCCCCGGGAGCGGGTGGTGTCCGTGGCCTACTACGCCCTAATTAATTTAAGTGAACATCCCCTCCAGGCCAGCACGGATGCGAAGGCCACCGCTTGGTTTTCTCTAACGGCCCTGCCGCCCTTGGCCTTTGACCATGACCAAATTTTGGCCCTGGCCATTAGCCGTCTCCGTTCCAAAGTGCGCTATGAGCCCATTGGTTTTGAACTTTTGCCGGAAAAATTTACCCTGACCCAACTGCAAAGACTCTATGAAGCGATCCTGGGCCATTCTTTAGATAAACGTAATTTTCGCAATAAATTGCTCAAAATGGAGGTGTTAACTCCCTTGTCCGAAACCCAGCAGGGGGTGGCTCATCGGGCGGCCCGTCTGTACCGTTTTGATCCGGAGCGCTATCAGGCCTTGAAACAGCAGGGCTTTAATTTTGAACTTTAG
- a CDS encoding isochorismatase, with protein sequence MPTQTLLPIPSHFDPQRVGEVWRVAYQERAQQAQVWAKQHQLLPAAKDKQRVCLMVIDVQNTFCIPGFELFVGGRSGLGAVEDNIRLCQFIYRHLGQITEIAPTMDTHTAMQIFHADFWVNDAGENPAPMTMISLAEVENGVWKVNPAVAHSIAHGNYVGLQTFALHYVRRLSQAGKYPLTIWPYHAMLGGIGHALVSAVEEACFFHNLARHSQTNFEIKGGNPLTENYSVLRPEVLDQHDGRPIAQKNSRFLQKLLEFDKVIIAGQAKSHCVAWTIDDLLTEIQSQDPQLAQKVYLLEDCSSPVVVPGIVDFTEQADQAYQRFADAGMHLVKSTDSFL encoded by the coding sequence ATGCCAACTCAAACCTTACTCCCTATCCCCAGCCATTTCGACCCCCAACGGGTGGGCGAGGTCTGGCGCGTTGCCTACCAAGAACGGGCCCAGCAGGCCCAGGTCTGGGCCAAGCAACACCAACTCTTACCCGCCGCAAAGGATAAGCAACGGGTCTGCCTGATGGTGATTGATGTGCAAAATACCTTTTGTATTCCGGGCTTTGAATTGTTTGTCGGGGGCCGTTCGGGCCTGGGGGCCGTGGAAGACAATATCCGCCTGTGTCAGTTTATCTACCGCCATCTGGGCCAGATCACGGAAATTGCCCCCACTATGGATACCCATACCGCCATGCAAATTTTCCATGCGGACTTTTGGGTGAATGATGCAGGGGAAAATCCGGCCCCCATGACCATGATCTCCCTGGCCGAGGTGGAAAACGGTGTCTGGAAAGTGAATCCAGCCGTCGCCCATAGCATTGCCCACGGCAACTACGTTGGCCTCCAGACCTTTGCTCTGCACTACGTCCGTCGCCTCAGCCAAGCGGGAAAATATCCCCTCACCATTTGGCCCTATCACGCCATGCTGGGGGGCATCGGCCATGCTTTGGTTTCGGCGGTGGAAGAGGCCTGTTTTTTCCATAACCTGGCTCGCCATAGCCAAACCAACTTTGAAATTAAAGGGGGCAATCCCTTGACGGAGAATTATTCCGTGCTCCGGCCGGAGGTATTGGATCAGCATGATGGTCGCCCCATCGCCCAGAAAAACAGTCGTTTTTTGCAGAAATTACTGGAATTTGACAAGGTGATTATCGCGGGCCAGGCCAAGAGCCATTGTGTGGCCTGGACGATTGATGACCTGCTGACGGAAATCCAAAGCCAAGACCCGCAACTGGCCCAGAAAGTCTATCTCCTAGAAGACTGTTCCTCACCCGTGGTTGTCCCCGGCATTGTGGATTTTACCGAACAAGCCGATCAGGCCTATCAACGCTTTGCCGATGCCGGTATGCACCTGGTGAAGTCCACTGATTCATTTTTATAA
- the tilS gene encoding tRNA lysidine(34) synthetase TilS: protein MVWTALHSQLHKTLRQRAILPRQSPVLIAVSGGQDSVCLLQLLVDLRKHWDWPLAIGHCDHGWALDQGIREHVQGLAVRFDLPCYVKVAQDLPETEAAARQWRYQTLIEIAEEHDYNHLVTGHTQSDRAETLLYNLVRGSGSDGLQALTWQRALTPALQLLRPLLGISRRQTGEFCQHLGLPVWEDAYNQSLRYARNRIRQELIPYLQDHFNPQVEKALAQTVEVLQAEVAYLEALADQHYGQAYQPDPPRLERRHLQALPQALQRRVIRRFLQALLPHQPSFDQIEAVTALILAPNRSASPTLPGKWIIVVSGPWLLAQRPG from the coding sequence ATGGTCTGGACTGCTCTCCATAGCCAACTCCACAAAACCCTGCGGCAACGCGCTATCCTTCCCCGCCAGAGTCCCGTGCTGATAGCCGTTTCCGGGGGTCAGGATTCGGTTTGTCTGTTGCAACTTCTCGTTGACCTGCGGAAACATTGGGACTGGCCCTTAGCCATTGGCCATTGTGACCATGGCTGGGCCTTGGATCAGGGTATTCGGGAGCATGTTCAAGGCCTGGCGGTGCGGTTTGACCTACCCTGCTATGTCAAGGTCGCCCAGGATTTACCAGAAACAGAGGCCGCCGCCCGACAATGGCGCTATCAGACCCTGATCGAAATCGCAGAGGAACATGATTACAATCACCTCGTTACGGGTCATACCCAGAGTGACCGGGCCGAAACCCTGCTCTATAACCTGGTGCGGGGGAGTGGTAGCGATGGGCTCCAGGCCTTGACCTGGCAACGGGCCCTGACTCCCGCCCTGCAACTTCTGCGCCCCCTGTTGGGGATTAGCCGCCGCCAAACTGGAGAATTTTGTCAGCATCTCGGACTGCCTGTCTGGGAAGATGCCTATAATCAATCCCTGCGCTACGCCCGCAACCGCATCCGTCAAGAACTGATTCCCTACCTGCAAGACCACTTCAATCCCCAGGTAGAAAAGGCCTTGGCCCAAACCGTAGAAGTGCTTCAAGCAGAAGTGGCCTACCTCGAAGCCTTGGCCGACCAGCACTATGGCCAGGCTTACCAGCCAGACCCTCCCCGTTTGGAGCGTCGTCACCTCCAGGCCCTGCCCCAGGCCCTGCAACGGCGCGTAATTCGGCGTTTTCTCCAGGCCCTGCTACCCCACCAACCAAGTTTTGATCAGATTGAAGCGGTAACGGCTCTGATCTTGGCCCCGAATCGTAGTGCTTCCCCCACCCTTCCGGGCAAATGGATCATTGTTGTGTCAGGCCCTTGGCTTTTGGCCCAGAGGCCTGGCTGA
- a CDS encoding DUF3750 domain-containing protein — MEKTSIKQYSLSPETVHLRAARIPWVGFLAWHYWYVIDQEGQQERWEVWQRASLIPSSWGHLHQNLMSAEGGVGNGPSWLEATWEGPQAKALIVVLYQSPQAYPHCHRYRYLPGPNSNTYARWVLQQAAVDHSLNWRALGQGYSFR; from the coding sequence ATGGAAAAAACTAGCATTAAACAGTATTCTTTGTCCCCAGAAACTGTGCATCTCAGGGCCGCACGGATTCCCTGGGTTGGTTTCCTGGCCTGGCATTACTGGTACGTCATCGACCAAGAGGGCCAACAAGAACGTTGGGAAGTGTGGCAACGGGCCAGTTTAATCCCCAGCAGTTGGGGCCATCTCCACCAAAACCTGATGTCGGCCGAAGGCGGTGTCGGTAACGGCCCTAGTTGGCTCGAAGCAACTTGGGAGGGCCCCCAGGCCAAGGCTTTAATCGTGGTCTTGTACCAGAGTCCCCAGGCCTATCCCCACTGTCATCGCTATCGCTACCTGCCCGGGCCCAATAGCAATACTTATGCTCGTTGGGTGCTACAGCAAGCGGCGGTGGATCACTCCCTTAACTGGCGGGCCCTGGGCCAAGGTTATTCCTTTCGATAA
- a CDS encoding response regulator transcription factor yields the protein MLSLDLPQYSSSSELVQKYRILVVEDEDVIRQMIVLALEEEGYEVVAVSDGRSALAFLQEFDGATGQPSVDLVLLDVMLPQVNGLDICRLLRYHGNTIPILILSAKASETDRVLGLEVGADDYLTKPFSMRELIARCRALIRRQGFSASAPVSFRKYRDLTLYPKECRVLLRGEEVALAPKEYRLLELFMSYPRRVWSREQLIEQVWGGDFLGDTKTVDVHIRWLREKLEDDPSQPEYIVTVRGFGYRFG from the coding sequence ATGTTATCCCTCGACCTTCCTCAATATTCTTCTTCCAGTGAACTTGTGCAGAAATATCGAATTTTGGTTGTTGAAGATGAGGATGTAATCCGCCAGATGATTGTTCTGGCCCTAGAGGAAGAAGGCTACGAAGTGGTGGCCGTTAGTGATGGCCGCAGTGCCTTGGCTTTCCTCCAGGAATTTGATGGGGCCACGGGCCAGCCATCGGTCGATTTAGTACTACTGGACGTTATGTTACCCCAGGTGAATGGCCTGGATATTTGCCGACTCCTGCGTTACCACGGCAACACGATTCCCATTCTAATTTTGAGTGCCAAGGCTAGCGAGACTGACCGAGTCTTAGGGCTAGAAGTGGGGGCGGATGATTACCTCACCAAGCCTTTCAGTATGCGGGAATTAATTGCTCGCTGTCGGGCCTTGATTCGTCGCCAGGGCTTTAGCGCCAGTGCGCCAGTTTCCTTTCGCAAATATCGGGATCTAACCCTCTATCCCAAGGAATGTCGGGTGCTACTCCGGGGAGAAGAGGTGGCCCTGGCCCCGAAGGAATACCGTCTTTTAGAGCTATTTATGAGCTATCCCCGCCGGGTTTGGTCGCGGGAGCAACTGATTGAACAGGTCTGGGGCGGCGACTTCCTTGGTGATACTAAAACCGTTGATGTGCATATTCGCTGGTTGCGGGAAAAACTAGAGGATGACCCCAGTCAACCGGAATATATTGTGACGGTGCGCGGCTTTGGCTATCGTTTTGGCTAG
- a CDS encoding creatininase family protein gives MRLQLCTWPEVENYLKFSGGIILPIGSTEQHGPTGLIGTDALCAQAIAEGVGDQLQALVAPPINVGMALHHLAFPGSISLRPSTLIQVILDTVTSLARAGFTHFYFINGHGGNIATLKAAFSETYYHLESLGLSNASAVRCQVGNWFMCRSVYQLAKELYGDQEGSHATPSEVAVTQYLYPDQIKTASLSSPVASGYPIYGPQDFAKHYPDGRMGSNPALATPEHGQRFWEAAVKELAESYQKFLEAD, from the coding sequence ATGCGTCTTCAGCTCTGCACTTGGCCCGAAGTTGAAAATTACCTTAAATTTTCTGGGGGCATTATTCTGCCCATTGGCTCTACCGAACAGCACGGGCCCACGGGGTTAATTGGAACAGATGCCCTTTGTGCCCAGGCCATTGCTGAAGGAGTTGGTGACCAACTCCAGGCCCTGGTGGCTCCCCCGATTAACGTTGGCATGGCCCTGCATCACCTGGCCTTTCCCGGTAGTATCAGCCTGCGGCCCAGTACGTTAATTCAAGTCATTTTAGATACGGTGACCAGTCTGGCCCGAGCCGGTTTTACTCACTTTTACTTTATCAATGGCCACGGCGGCAATATTGCTACTCTCAAGGCGGCTTTTTCTGAAACCTACTATCACCTAGAATCTTTGGGTTTATCCAACGCGAGTGCGGTGCGCTGTCAAGTGGGCAATTGGTTTATGTGCCGCTCGGTTTATCAATTGGCTAAGGAACTCTACGGCGATCAAGAGGGTTCCCACGCTACTCCCAGTGAAGTGGCCGTTACCCAATACCTCTATCCCGACCAGATTAAAACAGCGTCTTTGTCCAGTCCCGTGGCCAGTGGTTATCCCATTTACGGGCCCCAGGACTTTGCCAAGCATTACCCCGATGGCCGCATGGGTTCAAATCCGGCCCTGGCCACCCCAGAGCATGGCCAACGTTTTTGGGAAGCGGCAGTTAAGGAATTGGCTGAAAGCTACCAAAAATTTCTAGAGGCGGATTGA
- the guaA gene encoding glutamine-hydrolyzing GMP synthase has product MTASTVAPQADSALPLSPLQSLKQQIIVILDFGSQYSELIARRIRETQVYSEVLSYRTTAEQLQAINPKGIILSGGPNSVYDPEAPQCDPAIWQLGIPVLGVCYGMQLMVKQLGGTVERAKRGEYGKASLCIDDPIDLLTNVEDGATMWMSHGDSCVTLPTGFEILAHTENTPCAAIADHDKRLFGVQFHPEVVHSVGGIALIRNFVYHICHCEPTWTTEAFVEESVRDIRQRVGDKRVLLALSGGVDSSTLAFLLHRAIGDQLTCMFIDQGFMRKGEPERLVELFDQQFHIPVQYVNARERFLAQLVGITDPEEKRRRIGHEFIRVFEEESNRLGPFDYLAQGTLYPDVIESADSNVDPKTGERVAVKIKSHHNVGGLPKNLRFKLVEPLRKLFKDEVRKLGRAIGLPEEIVRRHPFPGPGLAIRIIGEVTAERLNILRDADFIVRDEISKRGIYHDYWQAFAVLLPVRSVGVMGDQRTYAHPVVLRFITSEDGMTADWARVPYDVLEAIANRIVNEVKGVNRVVYDITSKPPGTIEWE; this is encoded by the coding sequence ATGACTGCTTCCACCGTTGCTCCCCAGGCGGATTCTGCTCTGCCGCTCTCCCCCCTGCAATCCCTCAAACAACAAATCATTGTCATTCTTGATTTCGGTTCCCAGTATTCAGAGTTGATCGCCCGCCGCATTCGGGAAACCCAGGTCTATTCTGAGGTCTTGTCCTACCGCACGACGGCGGAACAACTCCAGGCTATCAACCCCAAAGGCATTATTTTATCGGGGGGGCCTAATTCGGTCTATGACCCCGAAGCGCCCCAGTGTGATCCGGCAATTTGGCAGTTAGGGATTCCGGTGCTGGGGGTTTGCTACGGGATGCAGTTGATGGTGAAACAATTGGGGGGTACCGTCGAACGGGCCAAACGGGGAGAATACGGCAAAGCTTCCCTCTGCATTGATGACCCCATCGATCTCCTCACCAACGTGGAGGATGGCGCGACCATGTGGATGAGCCACGGCGATTCCTGCGTGACCCTACCCACCGGCTTCGAGATCCTGGCCCACACCGAAAATACGCCCTGTGCCGCCATTGCCGACCACGACAAACGACTCTTTGGTGTCCAGTTTCACCCGGAAGTGGTTCATTCCGTGGGGGGCATTGCCCTGATTCGTAATTTTGTTTACCACATCTGTCACTGTGAGCCGACCTGGACCACGGAGGCCTTTGTGGAAGAGTCGGTGCGGGATATTCGTCAGCGTGTCGGGGATAAGCGGGTTCTTTTGGCCCTGTCGGGGGGAGTCGATTCATCTACCTTGGCCTTTCTATTGCACCGGGCCATTGGCGACCAGTTGACCTGTATGTTTATCGACCAGGGTTTTATGCGTAAGGGAGAGCCGGAACGCCTAGTGGAACTCTTTGATCAGCAATTCCATATTCCAGTGCAGTACGTCAATGCGCGGGAACGCTTTTTGGCCCAGTTGGTGGGCATCACCGATCCAGAGGAAAAACGCCGTCGCATTGGCCATGAGTTTATTCGGGTTTTTGAAGAAGAGTCGAATCGTCTTGGCCCCTTTGATTACCTGGCCCAGGGGACGCTTTATCCCGATGTGATCGAATCCGCCGATAGTAATGTCGATCCGAAAACTGGGGAACGGGTCGCCGTTAAAATTAAAAGCCATCACAATGTCGGGGGCCTGCCCAAAAATTTACGTTTTAAATTAGTCGAACCCCTGCGCAAACTCTTTAAGGATGAAGTCCGAAAATTGGGCCGGGCCATTGGCCTACCGGAGGAAATTGTGCGCCGCCACCCCTTCCCTGGCCCTGGCCTGGCTATTCGCATTATCGGGGAAGTCACAGCCGAACGTCTTAATATTCTGCGAGATGCAGACTTTATTGTCCGGGATGAAATCTCTAAACGGGGCATCTACCACGACTACTGGCAGGCCTTTGCCGTGCTGTTACCCGTCCGCAGTGTAGGAGTAATGGGCGACCAACGCACCTATGCCCATCCTGTTGTTCTGCGCTTTATCACCAGTGAAGATGGCATGACCGCCGACTGGGCCCGCGTCCCCTACGATGTCCTCGAAGCCATTGCCAATCGCATTGTCAATGAGGTGAAAGGGGTGAATCGTGTCGTCTATGACATTACCTCCAAGCCCCCCGGCACCATCGAGTGGGAGTAG
- a CDS encoding NAD(P)H-quinone oxidoreductase subunit H, translating to MSKIETRTEPMVLNMGPHHPSMHGVLRLIVTLDGEDVVDCEPVIGYLHRGMEKIAENRTNIMYVPYVSRWDYAAGMFNEAITVNAPEKLADIEVPKRAQYIRVIMLELNRIANHLLWLGPFMADVGAQTPFFYIFREREMIYDLWEAASGMRLINNNYFRIGGVAVDLPYGWNDKCADFCDYFLPKVDEYEKLITDNPIFRRRVEGVGTITREEAINWSLSGPMLRASGVKWDLRKVDHYECYDELDWDVQYETAGDCFARYLVRIREMRESVKIIRQGLAGMPGGPYENLEAKRLQEGKKSEWNDFQYQYIAKKVAPTFKIPKGEHYVRLESGKGELGIFIQGNDDVFPWRWKIRAPDFNNLQILPHLLKGVKVADIMAILGSIDVIMGSVDR from the coding sequence ATGTCAAAAATTGAAACTAGAACCGAACCGATGGTTCTCAACATGGGCCCCCACCATCCGTCCATGCACGGGGTTCTGCGGCTGATCGTCACCCTAGACGGGGAGGATGTCGTAGATTGTGAACCGGTCATTGGCTACTTACACCGGGGCATGGAAAAAATCGCTGAGAATCGTACTAATATTATGTACGTCCCCTACGTCAGTCGCTGGGACTACGCCGCCGGGATGTTTAACGAGGCCATCACGGTTAACGCCCCAGAAAAATTGGCCGATATTGAAGTCCCCAAACGGGCCCAATATATCCGGGTGATCATGCTGGAACTGAACCGGATCGCCAATCACCTCCTCTGGCTTGGCCCCTTCATGGCAGACGTCGGTGCCCAAACCCCCTTCTTTTACATTTTCCGAGAACGGGAAATGATCTACGACCTCTGGGAAGCGGCTTCCGGCATGCGTCTGATCAACAATAACTATTTCCGCATTGGCGGGGTGGCGGTTGATCTCCCCTACGGCTGGAATGATAAGTGTGCCGATTTCTGCGATTACTTCTTGCCTAAGGTCGATGAGTACGAAAAACTGATCACCGATAACCCGATCTTCCGCCGTCGTGTGGAAGGGGTCGGCACGATTACCCGAGAAGAAGCCATTAACTGGAGTCTTTCTGGCCCGATGCTCCGGGCTTCAGGAGTAAAGTGGGATCTGCGTAAGGTAGATCACTACGAGTGTTATGACGAACTCGATTGGGACGTCCAATATGAGACGGCAGGGGACTGTTTTGCCCGTTATCTGGTGCGGATTCGGGAAATGCGGGAATCGGTCAAAATTATTCGCCAGGGCCTGGCGGGAATGCCCGGTGGCCCCTACGAAAATCTTGAGGCCAAACGCCTACAGGAAGGCAAAAAATCCGAATGGAATGATTTCCAATATCAGTACATTGCCAAGAAAGTGGCCCCGACCTTCAAAATTCCCAAGGGAGAACACTACGTCCGCCTCGAAAGTGGTAAAGGAGAACTTGGTATTTTTATTCAGGGCAACGATGACGTCTTCCCCTGGCGCTGGAAGATTCGGGCCCCGGACTTCAATAACCTCCAAATTCTGCCCCATCTACTCAAGGGAGTAAAAGTGGCCGACATTATGGCCATCTTGGGCAGTATTGATGTGATTATGGGATCCGTTGACCGCTAA
- a CDS encoding nucleoside deaminase, translating to MNWSKLRPQLTAAAYDQHYDWMGQALALARTAGEEGEIPVGAVIVDQQGHCLARAANRKERDQDPTAHAELLALRLASQHRQHWRLEDCILYVTLEPCPMCTGAILQARLGLLVYGAADPKTGTIHTVLNLPDSPASNHCLPSITGIRERECRQLLQDWFAQRRR from the coding sequence GTGAACTGGTCGAAATTGCGCCCCCAACTGACGGCGGCGGCCTATGACCAACATTATGACTGGATGGGCCAGGCCCTGGCCCTGGCCCGAACGGCTGGGGAGGAGGGGGAAATCCCTGTGGGAGCAGTCATCGTGGATCAGCAGGGTCATTGTCTGGCCCGAGCGGCCAACCGCAAAGAACGAGACCAAGACCCGACGGCCCATGCGGAATTGCTGGCCCTGCGCCTAGCCAGTCAACACCGTCAGCATTGGCGCCTAGAAGACTGCATTCTCTACGTCACCCTGGAACCTTGCCCCATGTGTACCGGGGCCATTCTTCAGGCCCGTTTAGGGTTATTGGTTTACGGGGCCGCCGACCCCAAGACTGGCACTATTCATACCGTCTTGAATTTACCCGATAGCCCGGCTTCCAACCATTGCCTACCAAGCATTACCGGCATTCGAGAACGGGAATGCCGCCAACTCCTACAGGATTGGTTCGCCCAGCGCCGTCGCTAG
- the argF gene encoding ornithine carbamoyltransferase, with the protein MGIASLKGRDLLAISDLTPEEMTDLLQLAADLKAGKLAPRCDKVLGLLFSKASTRTRVSFSVAMYQLGGQVLDLNPSQTQVGRGEPLQDTARVLDRYLDIVAIRTYRQEDLQTFADYVQIPVINALTDLEHPCQILADLQTIQACFGQITGLTITYLGDGNNVAHSLLLAGAMMGMNVRMATPDGFQPAPEIVALARKLAAPGTKITLTDDPQAAAEGAHILYTDVWASMGQEDLADARIPLFQPYQVNQALLQQADPQAIVLHCLPAHRGEEITEAVLEGPQSRVWDQAENRLHAQKALLVSLLGLL; encoded by the coding sequence ATGGGCATTGCAAGCTTAAAAGGACGAGACCTCTTGGCCATTAGCGACCTCACTCCCGAGGAAATGACCGACCTTTTACAACTAGCGGCCGACCTCAAGGCGGGGAAACTGGCCCCCCGCTGTGACAAGGTACTGGGGTTGCTGTTTTCCAAGGCCTCTACCCGCACTCGCGTGTCCTTTAGCGTTGCTATGTACCAACTGGGGGGTCAAGTGCTGGATTTGAATCCGAGCCAGACCCAGGTGGGCCGGGGGGAACCGCTCCAGGATACGGCCAGGGTGCTAGACCGCTATCTAGATATCGTGGCCATTCGTACCTATCGCCAGGAAGATTTGCAAACCTTTGCCGATTACGTCCAAATTCCCGTGATTAATGCCTTGACTGACCTGGAGCATCCCTGTCAGATTTTGGCGGATTTACAAACGATTCAGGCCTGTTTTGGCCAGATTACGGGTTTGACCATCACCTACCTCGGCGATGGTAATAATGTGGCCCATTCCCTTCTACTGGCGGGGGCCATGATGGGCATGAATGTCCGCATGGCGACACCCGATGGCTTTCAACCCGCTCCAGAGATCGTGGCCCTGGCCCGAAAATTGGCGGCCCCTGGCACGAAAATTACGCTAACAGACGATCCCCAGGCCGCTGCAGAAGGGGCCCATATTCTCTATACCGATGTCTGGGCCAGTATGGGGCAAGAGGATTTGGCCGATGCCCGTATTCCGCTCTTTCAACCCTATCAGGTCAATCAAGCGCTGCTCCAGCAAGCCGATCCCCAGGCCATTGTGCTCCATTGTTTACCGGCCCACCGGGGCGAGGAAATTACAGAAGCGGTTTTAGAAGGCCCTCAATCTCGGGTTTGGGATCAAGCAGAAAACCGCCTCCATGCCCAAAAGGCCCTGCTGGTTAGTCTATTGGGCCTCCTCTAG